Proteins from a genomic interval of Caulobacter sp. NIBR1757:
- the queG gene encoding tRNA epoxyqueuosine(34) reductase QueG codes for MTPDDIRKRARALGFDACGFASAADAWPAGARLAQFVEAGRHGDMAWMEETLERRAHPTAMWPEAKSAVVVGMTYGPATDPLEGLSRRSNGLISAYARGDDYHGLIKGRLKNLGGWIKAKFGGEVKVFVDTAPLMEKPLAERAGLGWQGKHTNLVSRELGSWLFLGSVLTSINLPLEAPGEDACGTCRACLDICPTSAFPAPYQLDARRCISYLTIEHEGPVDAALRPALGNRIYGCDDCLAVCPWNKFAVRAREMGLRARPELDEPALAELAGLDDEGFRRLFRKSAVTRIGRDRLVRNVLYAAGNSGDPSLVPVVEARLADANPVVRGAAVWALKRLAPARAAVLRATVAETDPAVVAEWDQAL; via the coding sequence ATGACCCCCGACGACATCCGCAAACGGGCGCGGGCCCTCGGTTTCGATGCCTGCGGGTTTGCTTCGGCGGCGGACGCCTGGCCGGCGGGGGCGCGACTGGCGCAGTTCGTCGAGGCCGGTCGCCACGGCGACATGGCCTGGATGGAGGAGACGCTGGAGCGCCGGGCCCATCCGACCGCCATGTGGCCGGAAGCGAAGAGCGCCGTGGTCGTCGGCATGACCTACGGACCGGCGACCGATCCTCTGGAGGGCTTGTCCCGGCGCTCCAACGGCCTGATCAGCGCCTACGCCCGCGGCGACGACTATCACGGCCTGATCAAGGGCCGGCTCAAAAACCTCGGCGGCTGGATCAAGGCGAAGTTCGGCGGCGAGGTGAAGGTCTTCGTCGATACCGCCCCGCTGATGGAAAAGCCGCTGGCCGAGCGGGCGGGCCTCGGCTGGCAGGGCAAGCACACCAACCTCGTCTCGCGGGAGCTGGGCAGCTGGCTGTTCCTCGGCTCGGTGCTGACCAGCATCAACCTGCCCCTGGAGGCGCCCGGCGAGGACGCCTGCGGGACCTGCCGCGCCTGCCTCGACATCTGTCCGACGAGCGCCTTCCCGGCCCCCTACCAGCTCGACGCCCGCCGCTGCATCTCCTACCTGACCATCGAGCATGAAGGGCCGGTCGACGCCGCCCTGCGGCCGGCGCTGGGCAACCGCATCTATGGCTGTGACGACTGCCTGGCCGTCTGCCCATGGAACAAGTTCGCGGTGCGGGCCCGGGAGATGGGGCTACGGGCCCGGCCCGAGCTGGACGAACCGGCGCTGGCCGAACTGGCGGGGCTGGACGACGAGGGGTTCCGGCGGCTGTTCAGGAAGAGCGCGGTGACCCGCATCGGCCGCGACCGGCTGGTCCGCAACGTCCTCTACGCCGCCGGCAACAGCGGCGATCCGTCCCTCGTCCCCGTCGTCGAGGCCCGGCTGGCCGACGCCAACCCGGTCGTGCGCGGGGCGGCGGTCTGGGCGCTGAAGCGGCTGGCGCCGGCGCGGGCGGCGGTCCTGCGGGCCACGGTCGCGGAGACCGATCCGGCCGTCGTCGCCGAGTGGGATCAGGCCCTCTAG